A single genomic interval of Peribacillus sp. FSL H8-0477 harbors:
- the recD2 gene encoding SF1B family DNA helicase RecD2 translates to MVQDSMDLFSEEKPFMKGRHLVTIFHNEQNMYSVVRIRVDETNLSYEEKEAVVTGYFPRIHEDESYTFYGNMKEHARFGLQFHVEHFRKEMPQTKDGIVSYLSSDLFKGIGKKTAESIVDTLGENAISRILAQPSLLDSIPKLAGEKAKTFYDTLVEHQGLEQVMIALNQYGFGPQLSMKIYQTYKQETISLLQKNPYQLVEDIEGIGFGRADELGSQLGLNGSHPDRIKAACLYTLESQCAQEGNVYLEAEQLLESVKVLLEDNQGAEIAFADISAEVIKLEEEKKIIVEERRVYTPSLYYSERGIVKSIKKLLAQDEYDDQFPESEFLLALGELEERLGVEYAPAQQEAIQTALQSPMMILTGGPGTGKTTVIKGIVELYSELHGVSMDIGTYKADEPFPFVLAAPTGRAAKRMAESTGLPAVTIHRLLGWNGADGFAHDEDNPLSGRIVIIDEMSMVDTWLAHQLLKAMPEHVQLILVGDEDQLPSVGPGQVLKDLLASGSVPMVGLEQIYRQADGSSIIELAHEIKRGQLPGDFSKQQPDRSFIRCGSGQIAQVVEKVVANAKSKGFTARDVQVLAPMYRGPAGIDNLNKILQEVFNANTDKKKRELKFGDVVYRTGDKVLQLVNQPESGVYNGDMGDIVSVLYAKENTDNVDKLVLSFDGIEVVYAKQELGQITHAYCCSIHKSQGSEFPIVILPVVKSYYRMLRRNLLYTAITRSKNFLILCGEEDAFRQGIERNSETNRKTTLQQKLSSLIAGNSMNDESQVADEDETAQTTAAATTEDYIEALMKVDPMIGMDYVTPDDFI, encoded by the coding sequence ATGGTGCAGGATTCGATGGATCTCTTTAGTGAAGAGAAGCCGTTTATGAAGGGGCGCCATTTGGTGACGATTTTTCATAATGAACAAAATATGTATTCCGTTGTTAGAATTCGAGTCGATGAGACGAATTTGAGCTACGAGGAAAAAGAAGCAGTCGTCACCGGCTACTTTCCACGTATCCATGAGGATGAATCGTATACGTTTTACGGGAATATGAAAGAGCATGCGCGATTCGGTCTTCAGTTTCATGTAGAGCATTTTCGAAAAGAAATGCCGCAGACGAAGGACGGAATTGTTAGTTATTTGTCGAGCGATTTATTTAAAGGAATCGGTAAAAAAACGGCTGAAAGCATTGTTGATACGCTTGGTGAAAATGCCATTTCACGGATTCTTGCTCAACCATCGTTGCTTGACAGCATTCCAAAACTTGCTGGTGAGAAAGCAAAGACGTTTTACGATACACTCGTTGAGCACCAAGGGTTAGAGCAAGTGATGATTGCCCTGAATCAATATGGGTTTGGGCCCCAGTTGTCGATGAAAATCTATCAAACATACAAGCAAGAAACGATTAGTTTGTTACAAAAAAATCCCTATCAGCTCGTTGAAGATATTGAAGGGATTGGTTTTGGACGAGCGGATGAACTCGGTTCTCAACTTGGCTTGAACGGCAGTCACCCAGATCGAATTAAGGCAGCATGTTTATATACGCTCGAGTCGCAATGTGCTCAAGAGGGAAATGTCTATCTGGAGGCAGAGCAGCTGTTGGAAAGTGTAAAAGTGCTGCTTGAAGATAATCAGGGAGCCGAAATTGCGTTTGCGGATATATCTGCCGAAGTAATTAAGCTTGAAGAAGAAAAGAAAATTATCGTTGAAGAGCGTCGTGTCTATACCCCATCGCTGTATTATTCTGAGCGAGGCATTGTAAAGAGTATTAAGAAATTGCTGGCCCAGGATGAATATGATGATCAATTTCCTGAATCGGAATTTTTGCTTGCACTTGGTGAGCTTGAGGAACGTCTTGGTGTTGAGTATGCACCGGCGCAGCAAGAAGCTATTCAAACAGCCCTGCAGTCGCCAATGATGATTCTCACTGGTGGACCTGGTACAGGAAAAACGACGGTTATTAAAGGAATTGTTGAGCTGTACAGTGAACTTCATGGTGTGTCAATGGACATTGGTACATACAAAGCGGACGAGCCATTTCCCTTTGTGCTTGCAGCTCCGACGGGCCGTGCAGCGAAACGGATGGCCGAATCAACTGGATTACCAGCTGTGACGATCCATCGTCTGCTTGGATGGAATGGTGCGGATGGTTTTGCCCATGATGAAGACAATCCGCTTTCAGGTCGAATCGTTATTATTGATGAGATGTCGATGGTGGATACGTGGCTTGCGCATCAGCTGTTGAAGGCAATGCCTGAGCATGTTCAGTTGATTTTGGTAGGCGATGAAGATCAGCTCCCATCTGTTGGGCCAGGTCAAGTATTAAAAGATTTATTGGCATCAGGCAGTGTTCCAATGGTAGGTCTCGAGCAAATTTATCGTCAAGCTGACGGCTCATCCATTATTGAGCTTGCCCATGAAATTAAACGCGGCCAGCTGCCGGGTGATTTTTCAAAGCAACAGCCAGATCGTTCGTTTATTCGCTGCGGATCGGGGCAAATTGCTCAGGTTGTTGAAAAGGTTGTCGCGAATGCGAAGTCGAAGGGATTCACCGCCCGTGATGTTCAGGTTTTGGCACCGATGTACCGTGGACCAGCAGGAATTGATAATCTGAATAAAATTTTGCAAGAAGTATTCAATGCCAATACGGATAAGAAAAAGCGTGAGTTAAAGTTTGGCGATGTGGTGTATCGGACAGGCGACAAAGTACTGCAACTCGTCAATCAGCCGGAAAGCGGTGTGTACAATGGTGACATGGGAGATATTGTGTCAGTCTTGTATGCCAAAGAGAATACGGATAATGTTGATAAGCTGGTGCTTTCATTTGATGGCATTGAAGTGGTCTATGCCAAGCAAGAGCTTGGACAGATCACACATGCTTATTGCTGCTCTATTCATAAATCACAGGGCAGTGAATTTCCAATTGTCATTTTACCAGTTGTAAAAAGCTATTACCGCATGCTGCGGCGGAATCTGCTCTACACTGCCATTACAAGAAGTAAAAACTTCTTAATTTTGTGCGGCGAGGAAGATGCCTTCCGTCAAGGCATTGAACGAAATAGCGAAACAAACCGCAAAACTACACTGCAGCAAAAACTAAGCAGTCTTATTGCGGGTAATAGCATGAACGACGAATCACAAGTTGCAGATGAAGACGAAACAGCCCAAACTACAGCCGCCGCCACAACAGAAGACTATATCGAAGCACTCATGAAAGTCGACCCCATGATCGGCATGGACTACGTAACCCCAGATGACTTCATCTAA
- a CDS encoding tetratricopeptide repeat protein, which translates to MDKNQQGIQFMQEGKYEDAVRVFSEAIEENPNEPVAYINFGNVLTAVGETDRAVSFYHKALELDEKAGAAYYSLGNLYFDGDKFIEAKDMFEKAIRTGLETSDTFFMLGMTLQQLDQAKLAMPYLQRAVELNPDDVDARFQFALCLANAELYEELIKQLTIIVEQDPGHADAYYNLGVAYAGFKEDADLAITYFEKALEAQPDHMLAANGKKLMENFKAEN; encoded by the coding sequence ATGGACAAAAATCAACAAGGAATTCAGTTTATGCAAGAAGGTAAGTATGAAGATGCAGTCCGCGTTTTTTCGGAGGCAATTGAGGAAAATCCGAATGAGCCGGTAGCTTACATAAATTTTGGGAATGTCTTGACTGCCGTGGGGGAAACAGATCGCGCGGTGTCTTTTTATCATAAAGCTCTTGAATTAGATGAAAAAGCTGGTGCTGCCTATTATTCACTGGGGAATTTATATTTCGATGGTGATAAATTTATCGAAGCCAAGGATATGTTTGAGAAGGCGATCCGTACAGGCCTTGAAACATCAGATACGTTCTTTATGCTAGGTATGACGCTTCAGCAGTTAGATCAGGCGAAGCTTGCAATGCCATATTTGCAACGGGCAGTTGAGTTGAATCCCGATGATGTGGATGCTCGCTTCCAGTTTGCCCTTTGTTTAGCAAATGCGGAATTGTATGAAGAATTGATTAAGCAGTTAACAATCATAGTGGAACAGGATCCTGGGCATGCCGATGCATATTACAACCTCGGAGTTGCTTATGCTGGGTTTAAAGAAGATGCTGACTTAGCCATTACGTATTTTGAGAAGGCACTTGAGGCGCAGCCGGACCATATGCTAGCGGCAAATGGAAAGAAACTGATGGAAAATTTCAAAGCTGAAAATTAA
- the mnmA gene encoding tRNA 2-thiouridine(34) synthase MnmA: MNKAPKDTRVVVGMSGGVDSSVAALLLKEQGYDVVGIFMKNWDDTDENGVCTATEDYNDVIAVCNQIGIPYYAVNFEKQYWDKVFTYFLDEYKAGRTPNPDVMCNKEIKFKAFLEHAVSLGADYLATGHYAQVEFRDGDYKMLRGIDENKDQTYFLNQLTQEQLSKVMFPLGGIAKPEVRKIAQEAGLATAAKKDSTGICFIGERNFKEFLGQYLPAQPGNMETFDGKVMGKHYGLMNHTIGQRHGLGIGGSGEPWFAIGKNLKDNILYVGQGFHHEKLYSDSLTAVNVSWVANHAPATEFKCTAKFRYRQPDSGVTVKVLENGDAKVIFDEPIRAITPGQAVVFYDGEICLGGGTIDEVFKNDQKLTYVG, from the coding sequence ATGAATAAAGCACCAAAGGACACTCGTGTCGTTGTTGGGATGTCAGGAGGCGTTGATTCGTCAGTTGCAGCCTTGCTTTTGAAGGAACAAGGCTACGATGTAGTCGGGATCTTCATGAAGAACTGGGATGATACTGATGAAAATGGTGTCTGTACCGCGACAGAAGATTACAATGATGTTATTGCTGTATGTAACCAAATTGGAATCCCTTATTATGCTGTAAACTTTGAAAAGCAATATTGGGACAAGGTGTTTACGTACTTCTTAGATGAATATAAAGCGGGCCGGACGCCTAATCCGGATGTTATGTGCAACAAAGAAATAAAATTTAAAGCGTTTCTTGAGCATGCAGTGAGCCTAGGAGCCGATTACCTGGCAACCGGTCATTATGCGCAAGTTGAATTCCGTGATGGTGATTACAAAATGCTTCGCGGAATTGATGAGAATAAGGATCAAACCTATTTCCTTAACCAACTTACGCAAGAACAGCTGTCAAAAGTAATGTTCCCGCTTGGCGGCATTGCAAAGCCTGAGGTTCGGAAAATTGCCCAAGAAGCTGGACTTGCAACGGCTGCTAAAAAGGATTCAACAGGAATCTGTTTTATCGGCGAACGTAATTTCAAAGAGTTCCTTGGACAATATCTGCCGGCACAGCCTGGTAATATGGAAACTTTCGATGGCAAAGTAATGGGAAAACATTACGGCTTGATGAACCATACAATCGGCCAGCGCCACGGTCTTGGAATCGGCGGCAGCGGTGAACCTTGGTTTGCAATTGGTAAGAACCTGAAGGACAATATTTTGTATGTAGGCCAAGGCTTCCACCACGAAAAATTATACTCAGACTCCCTTACAGCCGTGAACGTCAGCTGGGTCGCAAATCACGCACCAGCGACAGAATTCAAATGCACAGCGAAATTCCGCTACCGTCAACCGGACAGCGGCGTAACCGTAAAAGTACTTGAAAACGGAGACGCAAAAGTCATCTTTGACGAACCAATCCGTGCCATCACCCCAGGCCAAGCAGTCGTGTTCTACGACGGCGAAATCTGCCTCGGCGGCGGAACCATCGATGAAGTCTTCAAAAATGACCAAAAACTAACCTACGTAGGTTAA
- a CDS encoding cysteine desulfurase family protein, whose translation MERFYLDHAATSPMHPSVIDRMMSVMAANFGNPSSIHSFGREARHSLDEARVEIAASIGANRQEIVFTSGGTEADNTAMIGVAHSYQQRGKHIITTEIEHHAILHPAQFLEKEGFEVTYLPVDKQGLISLDDLKQALREDTILVSIMFGNNEVGTIQPIAEIGSIMRNHPAFFHTDAVQAYGVVKIDVNELGIDLLSVSAHKINGPKGIGFLYIREGIKHEPHQLGGDQERKRRAGTESVPAIVGFAEAVKIAQQSLLEKSARYQSFKHMMIDVFDRAGIAYSINGSPEHALPHVINVSFPGTNVESMLVNLDLAGIAVSSGSACTAGSIEPSHVLVAMFGKNDERTKNSIRFSFGFNTTEQEIRQAAEETVTIINRLVK comes from the coding sequence GTGGAACGATTTTATTTAGACCATGCCGCAACATCGCCCATGCATCCGTCCGTCATTGACAGGATGATGAGTGTGATGGCGGCGAATTTCGGTAATCCGTCAAGCATCCATTCATTTGGCCGAGAGGCGCGTCATAGTTTGGATGAAGCTAGAGTGGAGATTGCGGCTAGTATTGGTGCAAACCGTCAAGAGATTGTATTTACGAGCGGCGGGACGGAAGCTGATAATACAGCTATGATTGGTGTTGCTCATTCGTATCAGCAACGCGGTAAGCATATTATTACGACAGAAATCGAGCATCATGCGATTCTTCACCCGGCCCAATTTCTTGAAAAAGAAGGCTTTGAGGTGACGTATTTACCGGTCGATAAACAAGGATTGATTTCCTTGGATGACCTTAAACAGGCGTTGCGTGAGGATACGATACTTGTTTCAATCATGTTTGGGAACAATGAAGTAGGAACGATTCAGCCAATTGCTGAGATTGGCAGCATCATGCGAAATCATCCTGCTTTTTTCCATACTGATGCCGTACAGGCTTACGGTGTGGTCAAAATTGATGTCAATGAGTTGGGAATTGATTTACTGTCGGTTTCTGCCCATAAAATCAATGGGCCAAAGGGAATCGGCTTTTTATATATCCGCGAGGGTATTAAGCACGAGCCTCATCAGCTTGGCGGTGATCAAGAACGAAAACGCCGTGCAGGAACAGAAAGTGTGCCGGCAATCGTTGGTTTTGCTGAGGCAGTGAAGATTGCACAGCAGAGCCTATTGGAAAAAAGTGCTCGGTATCAGTCATTTAAACACATGATGATTGATGTGTTTGATCGAGCAGGGATTGCTTATTCAATTAACGGTTCACCTGAGCATGCGCTGCCGCATGTAATTAATGTAAGTTTTCCAGGAACGAATGTGGAGTCGATGTTAGTTAATTTGGACCTTGCTGGAATTGCTGTTTCTAGTGGATCTGCTTGTACGGCCGGTTCAATTGAGCCATCGCATGTCCTTGTTGCGATGTTTGGCAAGAATGATGAACGAACAAAAAATTCGATTCGATTTAGTTTTGGTTTTAATACAACTGAGCAGGAAATTCGCCAAGCAGCGGAAGAAACAGTTACAATCATCAACAGATTGGTCAAATAA
- the cymR gene encoding cysteine metabolism transcriptional regulator CymR, which produces MRISTKGRYGLTIMIDLAKNYGDGQSPTSLKSIAKNNDLSEHYLEQLIAPLRNAGLVRSIRGAYGGYILAKEPGQITSGDVIRVLEGPISPVEGIEDEEPVKRQLWIRIRDAVKDVLDNTTIEDLANYKDEGEQDSYMFYI; this is translated from the coding sequence ATGAGAATATCAACTAAAGGCCGTTACGGCTTAACGATTATGATCGACTTAGCGAAAAATTATGGTGACGGACAAAGTCCAACATCCTTAAAATCAATTGCGAAGAATAATGATTTATCTGAACACTACTTAGAACAGCTAATTGCTCCGCTTCGAAATGCTGGTTTAGTCCGGAGTATTCGTGGTGCGTATGGAGGATATATTCTGGCGAAAGAGCCGGGACAAATTACCTCAGGTGATGTAATTCGTGTGCTTGAAGGGCCAATTTCGCCTGTTGAGGGAATTGAGGACGAAGAGCCGGTTAAGCGTCAGCTTTGGATCCGTATTCGTGACGCGGTCAAAGATGTGCTTGATAATACAACCATTGAGGACCTGGCTAATTATAAAGATGAAGGCGAACAAGATTCCTATATGTTTTATATTTAA
- a CDS encoding replication-associated recombination protein A — translation MSIKPLAFRMRPRSIEEVIGQQHLVGEGKIIERMVKAKQLSSMILYGPPGVGKTSIASAIAGSTQFAFRTLNAVTNNKKDMEVVAAEAKMSGKVILLLDEVHRLDKAKQDFLLPYLENGMITLIGATTSNPFHAINPAIRSRCQIFELKSLEIEDIITALDRALIDDNRGLGSYQTDVSSEALKHLATASNGDVRSALNALELAVISTTPDQNGTIHIDVDIAEECIQKKSFSHDKDGDAHYDVLSALQKSIRGSDVNAALHYLGRLIEAGDLVSIARRLVVIAYEDIGLASPQAGPRTLAAVEAAERLGFPEARIPLANSVVELCLSPKSNTAYLAIDAALADIRAGHSGDVPDHLKDGHYQGAKELGRSIGYLYPHDFDNGWVEQQYLPNKLLGKQYYKPKKSGKFEQALAAVYEKLTRKK, via the coding sequence ATGAGTATTAAGCCGCTTGCTTTTCGGATGCGGCCTCGGTCAATTGAGGAAGTGATTGGCCAGCAGCATCTGGTAGGCGAAGGAAAAATTATTGAACGGATGGTGAAAGCTAAGCAGCTTTCATCGATGATTTTATATGGACCGCCTGGTGTAGGGAAGACGTCGATTGCCAGTGCGATTGCTGGGAGCACCCAGTTTGCTTTTCGGACGTTAAATGCCGTTACTAATAATAAGAAGGATATGGAAGTCGTTGCAGCTGAAGCGAAGATGTCTGGTAAAGTCATTCTGCTATTGGATGAAGTCCATCGTCTTGATAAAGCGAAACAAGACTTTCTGCTGCCTTATCTCGAGAACGGGATGATTACCTTAATCGGAGCCACAACGAGTAATCCCTTTCATGCGATTAATCCTGCCATTCGCAGCCGATGCCAAATTTTTGAGCTGAAGTCGCTTGAAATAGAAGACATAATTACTGCACTTGATCGAGCGCTCATCGATGACAATCGCGGTCTTGGCAGTTACCAAACTGACGTGAGCAGCGAAGCACTCAAGCACTTAGCGACCGCCTCGAACGGTGACGTCCGCAGTGCACTTAATGCCCTTGAACTCGCCGTGATATCGACTACGCCTGACCAGAACGGAACCATTCACATTGATGTTGATATTGCGGAGGAATGCATTCAGAAAAAGAGCTTTTCGCATGATAAAGATGGCGATGCCCATTATGATGTTCTTTCAGCATTGCAAAAATCAATTCGCGGCAGTGATGTGAACGCAGCCCTTCATTATTTAGGCAGACTGATTGAAGCGGGTGATCTCGTCAGTATTGCCCGACGGCTTGTTGTAATTGCCTACGAAGATATAGGTCTTGCCAGTCCGCAAGCTGGTCCTCGGACACTCGCTGCTGTTGAAGCAGCAGAAAGACTCGGTTTTCCAGAAGCACGGATTCCACTCGCTAATTCAGTGGTTGAGCTCTGTCTCTCCCCAAAATCAAATACCGCGTACTTAGCAATTGATGCCGCACTTGCCGATATACGTGCAGGTCACAGCGGTGATGTACCCGATCATTTGAAAGATGGTCATTACCAAGGAGCAAAGGAACTGGGTCGAAGCATCGGTTACCTGTATCCTCACGATTTTGATAACGGCTGGGTCGAACAACAATATCTTCCGAACAAACTGCTTGGAAAGCAATACTATAAACCCAAAAAAAGCGGGAAGTTTGAACAAGCTCTAGCCGCCGTTTATGAAAAATTAACGCGTAAAAAATAG
- a CDS encoding DUF2642 domain-containing protein — protein sequence MLTTYLGHYILVHLSEMIERQGFLLDAGSDCIILSEKGHIHYIPVRHIQEILLDGQDEDPRLECNGKTSFRKSLMSAKGRNVHVILGGNTVLYGYIMSIMNNYFVFYSPIYKTIFISMDHVKSMTFNDMDAPYGQVKRAFQPSKLALSRTFEEQIQKLNGQLVVFNLGDIPQKSGTLLGVEDGLVGLITAHGNETYLSIRHIRSFYIP from the coding sequence ATGTTAACCACATACTTAGGACACTACATTTTGGTGCATCTTTCTGAAATGATTGAACGACAAGGGTTCTTACTAGATGCTGGATCAGATTGTATAATTCTTTCTGAAAAGGGTCACATTCACTACATTCCCGTTCGACACATTCAAGAGATTTTGTTGGATGGGCAGGATGAAGATCCAAGACTTGAATGCAACGGAAAAACGTCCTTTCGCAAATCATTAATGAGTGCAAAAGGACGCAATGTTCACGTGATTCTTGGGGGAAACACAGTGTTGTATGGCTATATTATGAGTATCATGAACAATTATTTTGTCTTTTATTCTCCAATTTATAAAACCATATTCATCTCAATGGATCACGTGAAAAGTATGACTTTCAATGATATGGACGCGCCGTATGGACAAGTTAAAAGGGCTTTCCAGCCTTCTAAACTTGCCCTGTCAAGAACGTTTGAGGAGCAGATACAAAAATTAAATGGGCAATTGGTCGTCTTTAATTTAGGTGACATTCCGCAGAAATCTGGCACATTATTAGGTGTGGAAGACGGTCTAGTCGGTCTTATTACTGCTCATGGTAATGAAACTTATTTGTCTATTAGGCATATACGCAGTTTTTATATTCCATAA
- a CDS encoding ABC transporter ATP-binding protein, which translates to MTVELRNVSKKYGNLAALTDVSITFEPGKIYGLIGENGSGKSTTLKLIAGLVKPDSGEVTVMNESVTRRIAKSVSYMTELDFFYPMYTVDEMLHYYESQFDDFNVEKAAKMLEMMKLDRTKRIQALSKGYRGRLRLVLALARDTPVVLLDEPFSGLDQLVREAVVKSLLSFIDYEHQIVILTTHEIDEVETLLDEVAIIKNGSIIAKEPVEVIHSTQGKSIIEWMKSILRAGA; encoded by the coding sequence ATGACAGTAGAGTTAAGGAATGTTAGTAAAAAATATGGAAATCTTGCGGCGTTAACAGACGTTTCGATTACGTTTGAACCAGGGAAAATTTATGGCTTAATTGGTGAGAATGGCAGTGGTAAGTCGACAACCTTGAAGTTGATTGCTGGACTTGTTAAACCTGATTCTGGGGAAGTGACGGTCATGAATGAAAGCGTGACACGAAGAATTGCGAAAAGTGTTTCGTATATGACGGAGCTTGATTTCTTTTATCCCATGTATACTGTTGACGAAATGCTTCATTATTATGAATCACAGTTTGACGACTTTAACGTTGAAAAAGCTGCTAAAATGCTCGAGATGATGAAGCTTGATCGTACGAAACGGATACAGGCATTATCAAAGGGATACCGCGGCCGCTTACGACTAGTACTTGCGCTGGCTCGCGATACTCCGGTGGTACTGCTTGATGAGCCGTTTTCCGGACTCGATCAACTGGTCCGTGAAGCCGTTGTGAAAAGTTTACTTTCATTTATTGACTACGAACACCAAATCGTCATTCTGACCACACACGAAATTGATGAAGTAGAAACACTCCTCGATGAAGTCGCCATCATTAAGAATGGATCAATCATCGCAAAGGAACCCGTCGAAGTCATCCATTCGACCCAAGGTAAATCCATCATAGAATGGATGAAAAGCATCCTGCGCGCAGGAGCCTAA
- a CDS encoding GntR family transcriptional regulator encodes MSDEFHASKPIYLQVVDRIYFSIVRGEIKHGEKLPSVRDMAVQMGVNPNTIQRTYTEMERDGMVETKRGQGTYVKNDPVVVVELRNRIKTGIVEEFVESMNEIGLTKDEMLEGLQQFFSKREGEA; translated from the coding sequence ATGTCAGATGAATTTCATGCATCAAAGCCGATTTATCTACAAGTAGTGGATCGTATTTACTTTTCCATCGTCCGCGGTGAAATTAAACATGGTGAAAAATTACCGTCGGTTCGGGATATGGCCGTTCAAATGGGGGTTAATCCGAATACTATTCAACGAACTTATACAGAGATGGAGAGGGATGGAATGGTTGAAACGAAAAGGGGTCAAGGAACATATGTAAAGAATGATCCAGTAGTGGTTGTTGAATTACGAAATCGAATCAAGACAGGCATTGTGGAAGAGTTTGTGGAAAGTATGAATGAAATTGGTTTGACTAAGGACGAGATGCTTGAAGGGCTGCAGCAGTTTTTTTCAAAACGGGAGGGTGAAGCGTAA
- a CDS encoding LCP family glycopolymer transferase, with the protein MTKRKKKHPWLKFFGFVVLFFILVGGGLAYYVYHSLTNTVATMHTPINREISEKRVEPVSLQKQQPFSVLLLGVDEREGDRGRSDTMIVMAVNPTLNTTKLLSIPRDTRTDIIGKGTVDKINHAWAFGGPEMSMDTVEHFLDIPIDYYVKVNMKSFKDIVDAVGGVTVENSSAFTTGDQKFPAGTLTLNGKEALSYSRERYSDPNGDFGRQERQRQIIQAVLQKGASISSVANFSDILSALSKNIQTNLEFDQMVDIQANYRSATESIVQNTIKETGQKINGVYYGIVDNTELQKVQNELKTQLEIE; encoded by the coding sequence ATGACTAAACGAAAAAAGAAACATCCTTGGCTCAAATTTTTTGGATTTGTTGTCTTATTTTTCATTCTTGTCGGAGGCGGCTTAGCTTATTATGTCTATCATTCTCTTACAAATACGGTAGCCACTATGCATACTCCTATTAATCGCGAAATCTCAGAAAAACGTGTAGAGCCAGTTTCCTTACAAAAGCAGCAGCCATTTTCAGTTCTATTGCTGGGTGTGGATGAACGAGAAGGAGACCGCGGCCGCTCAGATACCATGATCGTTATGGCCGTTAATCCGACTCTGAATACAACCAAACTACTCAGTATCCCACGTGATACTCGGACCGATATTATTGGCAAAGGCACAGTGGATAAAATTAATCATGCTTGGGCGTTCGGTGGTCCAGAGATGTCAATGGATACGGTTGAACATTTCCTTGATATCCCGATTGATTATTATGTAAAGGTAAATATGAAAAGCTTTAAAGATATTGTCGATGCAGTTGGCGGTGTCACGGTTGAGAATTCATCTGCTTTCACCACCGGTGATCAAAAATTCCCGGCTGGAACACTTACGTTAAACGGAAAAGAAGCCCTTAGCTATTCACGTGAACGGTATTCTGATCCAAACGGTGATTTTGGCAGACAGGAACGTCAGCGTCAGATTATTCAAGCCGTTCTCCAGAAAGGCGCTAGTATTTCATCGGTCGCTAATTTCAGCGATATTCTTTCTGCACTCAGTAAAAATATCCAAACCAATCTGGAGTTTGACCAAATGGTAGATATCCAAGCCAATTACCGTTCTGCTACCGAATCGATCGTACAAAACACGATTAAAGAAACAGGGCAAAAAATTAACGGTGTCTACTATGGAATTGTTGATAATACTGAACTGCAAAAAGTTCAAAACGAATTAAAAACCCAGCTAGAAATTGAATAA